GAGGCTCGGAGGCTCCGGTGGAGAACTCTACGTCGTCGCTGGTCAGCACGAGCAGGCTCAATATAAGTTCGTCCATTTCCCCTCGCACGAGGGCTCCGGAGGTGGAACAACCGATGACATCGAAAGGTAGGCGATCGCTCAGAGCTTTGACGACTCCTGACCCGATAAAATCGATATAGCAGAACAACAACCCCACCGCGTTTTTCAGCAGATTTTTCCTCAGATCCAACTGCTCCAAAATTTCACTGACCGCGGCGTCTACATCGTCCATCTCAAATGTATAAGCTGTCAATGCGTTAATCATCAATATTCCCCCCAAAAAATCATGGGTCGGAAAGAGTCTCGAAAGAGTCTCAGAAAGTTCCGCCTTTCAAATAGTAATAAATAGTAATAAATAATAACAAAGTTCCGCCTTTCAAATAATAACGCCAATTTCGTACCGTGACTTTATAGTGACTTTGTAGCGGGTCACATACCCGATATAAGTTTGAATTGCGCTTGCGCCTTGGAAAATATGTCGACCAGAGCCGGGTCGAAATGGTTTCCTCTCCCTTCTTTAATGATGGCGACGGCCGTCTCGTGAGGGAAGGGTTTTTTATAGGGGCGTTCCGACGTGAGGGCGTCGTAAACGTCAGCGATAGCCATTAGACGCCCCAGTAGCGGTATGCCTTCTTTTAATAACCCTAAAGGATACCCTGTACCGTCCCATTTTTCGTGGTGAGACGCGGCGAAAACCTTGGCATAATTAAAAAAATCGGTGTCCGTATCTCCATCCTCTATTCTTTCGATGATCTTGACGCCGAGCATGGCATGTTTTTTCATCTCATCGAATTCCTCCGGGGTGAGTCGTCCTGGTTTCTGGAGAATGTTATCGCGAATCGCGATTTTACCCACATCGTGCAATTGTGAGGACTGTAGCAACAGTTCCAGGTCCCAACTTTTCCCAATTTCCACGTAAAGCCCCTCCTCCAGCATAGTGGAAACCAAAATGCCCAAACAGCGTTGCGTTCGATCAATGTGGCTACCTGTTATATTGTCTCTACATTCCACCAAGTCGGCCATGGTTCTCAAAATTTTGTTTTGTAGCTTGACCACGGTTTTTGTTTTCTCCGCCACCATTTTCTGAAGGTTGTCGTTGTAGTTTTTAAGCTCCTGCTTCTGAGATTCCACCAACAGGTGAACCTCAATGCGTTTGCGCAGAAGCAGAGGTGAAAAAGGCTTCGCGATGTAGTCGATAGCCCCCAGGTTCAGTCCTTCTAGCTCACTTTCGTTATCGCTCCGAGCCGTTAGAAAGATAACCGGGATATATCGAGTTTTCTCTTTTTTCTTGAGGATTTTTATCGCCTCATAACCGTTCATTTCCGGCATATTGACATCGAGCAATATCATATCAGGCGTATTGCGCTCCAGCAAATCCAGCATCTTCTCGGCCGAAAGGACAGTGAACACGTCATACTTATCCGATAGAGCGTTTTTGCCGATTTTGAGATTCGCGATATTGTCGTCAACCAACATGATCACTTTACGCTGTTCTTCCGCCATGATAAAAGCAACTCCCGATCTTTGCGTCTCTTTGGGCTCTAGTTCTCTAAGCGTTTGGCAAACCAAGCCGTTGAAATTTTAGATGAGCCTTGGAATCCTGTAAAGTATAAAAGACGGGTCATTGATTGACTTGGCCATATCTCGTTCATAAATACGGGTTATATGATGGCAGAAACATCACTGCTAGCAGATACATTAGAAGGGAGGTTGTTTTTCCCGTCTGACGAGGCGCGCGCAAAACACAATACCACTTTTGGCGGATCAGTTTTTGGCGGATTAGTAACGGGTCTAGCATGTAGTGATCTTCTAAAGCGTCTGGCCCAGCTGTGTTGAAAAACTTTCCCATTGCTTGTGGTTTCACTACGTTTTTGTCCATCTCTCAAAACTCGACAGTTTTCGTCTCACCTGTGAACGAATAAAATTTGGCTGTGGCGTCTTTGAGATACCAGACCTGTGTATTGCCGTCATCCGCCGAATACCTGTCTTTCAGTATGGGGTAGGCATCGAGCAAAAACTGTTTTGCTTCTCTCCGATCATCCTCCACGACGACGGCCTGCACTCGAACCCATTGCCCTTTATTATCGTCGGCGCAGATTTCGATTTTGGGGTTGGCGGATAGTTGCTTCGAGATGTTTTTGATCTTGCCGGTTTGAATATAAATCCGACCCTCGAAAATCTCGAAAGTTCCAAAAGGGCGGACTCTCGGCCGATCTCCTTCGACGGTGGCAAGATAATAGGTGCCACATTTCTTTACGAAATCGCGGACTTCTTTCAACGCGGCTTCTTCTTTCAATATAGCTTCTTCTTTCAATATGGCTTCTTCTTTCAACATGGCTTCCTTGTCAAGGACTGTTTTCATTTCAAATCACCTCTCTTTAGATATTTTGGAACACCTGCCAGAAACAATGAATATCTTATCATTTGATGTCCATACTGATGTCCATACTAGGGAGGGGAATGTATTTTCGCCGGACAGTTTAAACAGTTTAATCAGAGTAGCCCTTCGAAAAATTTGGCGTCGGCCAGGATATTTTCTGCTTCCGTTAGGGAAATAGGTTGGGAGAAAAAATATCCTTGTCCCTTCGGTACGTTGTTTTCTATCAACCAGTGAAGCTGATTTTCATTTTCTATGCCCTCGGCTACGATGTCGAAATTCAGGTCTCGGGCCATGCTGATGATGGAGCGGACCATGAGCGAGTTCTTTTCGGAAAAAAAGAGCTGGTCGATGAAAGACTTGTCGATTTTGAGGTAGTTGATGGGCAGTTGACTCACATACTGAAGGGAAGAGTATCCCGTTCCAAAATCGTCCAGGGCGATCTTTACCCCGAAATTCCTCAGTTGGTTCAATTTTTCCTTGGCACTCTCCAAGCTATCGATGAAAATCCCCTCCGTTACTTCCAGCGCGAAGTAACGAGGATCCAAGGATTCTTCTTGGATTCGCTCGCAGACGAAAGGCATAAAACCAGGGTCTTTGAACGACGCTCCAGAGGCATTGGCGCTCAGGAGAAAGTCTGTGTCAGGGAAGGTTTTCGACCATTCTTTCGCGGCTTGGATCGCCTGGCTGATAATTTGCTTGTCAATTTTCGTGATGAGTCCCGTCTCCTCTGCTTGAGGAATAAAGGCACCCGGCGAAAGAAGCCCGTGTTCGGGGTGATTCCAGCGTGCTAAAGCCTCAAAACCGGCGAGGCGCTGAGGAGACAAGTGGTAGATAGGCTGGAAATAAGCGACGAATTCCGACGACGAAAGAGCTTTTTGCATGTCCGCCCGAAGGGTGAGCAGGTTGTGTTGAAGGTTGTGGTTGATCTTCTGGACTCCTTCTTCGGCGGCCAGAAACGTGATGGTGCCAATACCGTGCTTTTTACCGCGAATCAAAGCGTCCGATCCCAGCGCCAAAATCTGGTTGGTGGTGTTCGTGGCCTGAATACCCAGCACCACTCCGAAACTGGCGCTGGGAAAAACGGTCTTTCCCTCAACGTAGACGGGGGTGTTGAGGAGGCGCTGAATGCGCAGAAGCAGGGATTTGACGTAATCCTTCGAGGTTGTGCCGCGTATGATGATGCCAAATTCGTCTCCGCTCAGACGAAAGGAGGCGGCGAAACCGGCGATGATGTTCGTAATTCTCTTGGCGGCCTCGATGATCACCAGATCTGCGTTGCGCGGCCCCACTTGTTCGTTAACCAGCTTGAACTTGTCCATGTTGATAAAAACAACGCAAAAAGTGTAGTTGGGGAGTGTTTTGATGTTTCGAAGCTCTTTTTCCAGCTCGTCCCAAAAATAATGCCTGTTGGGCAGACCTGTTTGTGAATCGTAGAAAGCCATTTTGACGAGGCGATCCTCGATGATTTTGCGTTCCGTGAGATCGTGGGCGATTGAAAGAGTAAGGGTATCTCTGCCGAAGGTCAACGTTTCCTGGTGAATTTCGGCGGGGATTAGGCCGCCGTCGGCATGACGAATATTGACCTCGAACACGTTGCCCTCGCTTTTCAGGAACTCGTCGACTGGTCCCGTGTTTTTTCCCTTTTCGAGAAGAATGGACCTCAGAGAAAGCCCTAACAGTGCTCGTTCTTCTCGATAACCCAGCAAATCTCGCGCGGCGGCGTTGACCAAAAGGATCGTTCCGTCGGGGTCGCTCAATATCAACGGGTCGGGGACTCTGGAGATCAACATGTCCAGCGCGTCGAGCATGGCATTGAACGACATGCAAAGGCGCGTGATTTCGTCGTTGCCCTCCAAGGGAATCCGAAGATTCACCTGCCATTTGCTTGATATGTCGTCCGCTATTTTTTGTAGTTTCTGCAGCCGGTACAGGATCAGTTTGTCGAAAATGAACAGGACCAACGCCAATGTCAGGACACCAGACAAAAAGACCCAGGCGTATCGATTCGCGAGAGTTTTAAGTCCTACCTCATTGATTTGTCTTTCTTTGTCGTTGCTGATGAGAATTTTGTTGTCCTGTCCTATCATGTCCATATTCGCCAGAGTATAGTAAACGACGGCTTTCGTGTCGGAGGTAAACTCCACATAGACGCCATGAGGGTCGTTTTCTTTTTGGATACGTTCTTGAACACGTTTTTGAATCGAAAGGGCAGAAGTGTCTTGCGTGGACAGCAGTTGGAAATTTTCTCCCAAAACTCGTGATGCGAAGAGGAGAAAGGTCTCCAGTTCGTAGCCCACAACCGCCACTCGATTGCCCCTTTCCAGGATTGACGCTACGGCGACAACGTAACGCTTCTGGCCTATCTCCAAAATCCCGCTCGTTAACGAAAACCGCGGAAGACGTGAATTTTCGCCCTCTACGTCTTTATAAAGCCGGTGTATGGCTTCCGTCAAATTCCGGGAAAAGAGCGGGGAAAGAGGAATCGCGCGATGCTCCGCGTTGGAGACGTAGCCTTTTGCCTCTTGAGTGGCACAATCTACCATAGCCACAAAACCGTCCGATACATGGCTCTTCTCGCGAATGAGCAGTTGGTCGATCGGTTCACGAGCATTGTAAAGCTGTAAGGCAATATCATTTACTTCGCGGAGCAAATTCTCTTTTTCCGCTTGTAGAAGTTTTTCGAGATGAAGCATATTCCATTTGAAAAAGCGTTTTTCAAAAGTTTCAAAAATGAAAAGTAGCGTATGGCCGCTACTAAGGCTCATCAAACTTGTCAACAAGACCAGCAGAGTCAAAACGGAGTAAAGAAACTTATTGCGTAAGGACATCGATATCTCCTCGCATGTCTTCAAATTTGTACGAAGTATATTATACAAACCGTCGGCCATCGAGGCGCAAAAATGTTGCCTCCGACCCGGACTCGGTCGTGAATGCTCAAATGAGCATTCACTCGATGAATTTTCTCAGATTGGAAGCGACGAAGTGCACGAGAATCTTAAGGGCGGCGAGCTTTGTGTCTCTGTCGTTGATGAACGCGTTTTGCGAAGCCAGAGCGACGAAACCATCCAAGCGCCCCTCGTTCCAAAAGGGGAAAACGTAACGCATACGGGCCATCTCAGGCCAAGGGCACGTAAGCAGACTGGAAAAGTTCGTCGTTTGCGTGTCGAAACAAGCGTGTTCATTACCCGTTAGGGGAGGGGAAAGGAGAAGAATAGGTTCGAAGAGAGAAGGGATTCCCTCTTTGCGGTATTCTACCGCGAGATAACCTTGACGCTCCTTGTTCCAGATGACCAAGAAGCACTCGCTTTTCGAGATGAGTTCCGAGAAAATATCCGCCGTCAGGGAGAGAAAGCTGGAAATGTCCTTTGGGTGCTTCAACGCGTTCATAGCCTTTTCTAATGAGAGTATTGTGTAATCGTTGGAAGATATGATGTTTTTTCTAGCTGAGTTTTGGGTTCTCAAATTGTTGATAGACAGGGAGCGCGACGCCAAGTTACCCACTAGTTCCAAAAAGTTCAGGGTCTCTTCCGTGGGCAGCTTGTCCCACTGGGAGACGCAGAATAGCCGGTAAGGTTCGATGATAGGCAATACGACCTCATAGGGAGCATGGCCTCGCGTGACGACAATAGGCGCGGGGGGCAACATCGTTTGCTCATAGAACCCCTTTCTTTGGGGTGCGGGGCGTTCGTCTCCCTCAAGGAAGTTGAGGTTTTTGCCATCGTCCTGAAAAATAGAAAGTGTACGCGGAAAAAGGCTTTCGCGCAATACGTCCGCCAGAAAAGCCGCGTAGTAGTCAAGGGGCATGGGCTCGAAGATGGAAGCCAGGGTGTTTTTGGTGGCCAAAATCATGTAGGAGAGCCGCGCGAGAGATTCTTCTGTCACATTGACTTGCTGAAAGGCCTGCCACCAGGAAAGCAGCCCCGCGAAGGGGTGAAGTTCCGGGAGCAGCGCATCAGGAGACTGTCGGAGAAGAATGTAGAGGGACCAGTGCATACCGTAAACGCGCACGGCCCACGGCCATTCACCTTCGATCGCCGCTTTGTCTATGGAGAATTTTCCAGCTAAAACCCGCTCAGGAAAGGCGGAGATTAGTCGCGCGGCCTGCCCTCGCAAAAATAAACCTTCCGTCCGCACTCCTAGCGCGTCTATGATTTCAAGGTCTGTGTCTTTAGGAGTTACGACCAAAGCGGCCTCGACTTTGGGTCTGAGGAAATCGACCAGCAATTTTAACGCTCCTCCAGACAAAACAAAGTCTATTTGTTCGTAAAGCTTCTCCAAAATTCTGCACCTCCAGCCAAATTTTGAAACTTGTATTCAAAACTCATTATGGAGGATCTTATTCTATTATCGAGATACTGTCTATGAGCCTTCTCTATGATTTTCGATCATTTCACCATAATCCGAATAATTCGATGCCAAGGATTCGATGCCAAGGATTATCTTCTGTTAGGTCACACAGTCTAGATCACATAGTCCCAAAATTCTTCTTGGGCAAAGTCCACATTGCAGATAACGGCGTCTTCTTTAAATTGAAGCTCAGGGCTTCTGACGCTCACGCGCGTTTTTTCGGGCACGCTCTTCGTGATGAAGGCGTTGGATCCTATCACGACGCCCTCTCCGATGATTGTATCCCCTCCGAAGATGGAGGTTCCTGAGTAGATCGTAACGTGGTCCTTGATAGTAGGGTGGCGTTTCAAGCCCTTCAGCGTCTGTCCCCCTCGTGTGGAGAGGGCTCCCAGAGTCACACCCTGGTAGATTTTCACGTAATTGCCGATAATGGTCGTCTCCCCAATGACAATGCCTGTGCCATGATCGACGAAAAAGTGGTGTCCGATGGTAGCGCCTGGGTGGATATCGATTCCCGTGCGATTATGAGCGTACTCGGTCATCATACGAGGAATCAATGGTACTCCAAGCAAGTGTAGTTCATGGGCTAATCGGCTCACCATGATGGTGTAAATACCGGGATAGGACAAAATAATCTCGTCCGTGTTATAAGCGGCCGGGTCTCCGTCGTAAAAGGCTTCCACGTCCGTAGACAGTACGCGGCGTATGCGTGGGATCCGCTCCAAAAAAGCGTAGGTGATATAACCGGCCTCCTCTTCAATGCTCGTGTTTTCACCTTCTTCATCTTCATCTTCATTGTTTCTGGCGTTGCGTAACGCGCGCGCGATCTGTTTTTGAAGGTGGTAGGTCAAAGATCCCAGTAATTCACCTACGTAATACTCGACCGAGTCGCCTGTCAAACGTTTTTTGCTGAAGAAACCCGCGAAAATCAAATCTCGTAGTTTTTCAATCAGTTCGGCCACGATGGTTTCGTTGATCTGGTTTTTCGCCCCGATCTTGATGATGTTTTCTTCCTCTCGGTAGCTTACCAAAATGGTGTCCGTCAGTTTACGAATGTTTAATTCTTGAATGTTCATAGTGTGTCCTTTCTCAATGTGTAAAAAACATAGATAAATAAGAAACATAAATAAGAAACATGGATAAACATGGGTAAACATGGATAAAAAAAGGATCCCCTCGAAACAGGGATCCCCGCGTTATCCGAATAGGCGTCGTCTACAGCCGACCATATCGGGCGGAGATCCACTGTGAGCGCACGCCATTCTACACGCCGTTATAACAAGCGTCGTCAACTTCTCGATCACAAAAAAATGATAAAACATCCGCGCTCCTCCTTTCTTGAATCTTTTTTAGGATGTCAATAAATTTACTAGCAAGAGCTATCTTATAAGATCTATCTTATTCTCTCGACCATGAACTGTCAACAGTTTCGCTTCCGCTCAAAACCGCAGGTTGGATTTGTGATCGTCATTTTTGTTGACTTCGACAGTCTCGTTTGGGTTGACTCCGTTAAGCTTGTATGCGGCAAATTTGCCCACAGCGGCGGGTGTCGTTCTATAAATTTACTAGCAAGAGCTATCTTATAAGATCTATGAAGCTCAAAACGGAAATTCTCAGAGACCACAAAAACATTAGCGAGCGGGCCGTCCGTAAGGACCGTAGCGTTAGTCAGTGGTATCCGCAAGCGGCACTCTGTCGAACGCGCCCGCAATGGGTTTGATGTGTGACGGCATTTTTCTTTGCTCCTTTATATTACACAGTAAAGTATCGTTTCAGCAGCCAAATAATAGTAATGACGGATATACGCTTTATACTCGGGTACGAGTGATTTTATATACTCGGCAATCTCGTAGTAGTCGTTCGGCTTATGGTAAATGCAAATGGCCAACTTCGGCTTGTCGCGCTTGATAGTTTTCGCCGCGCCTTTCAAACCTTCCAATTCTGCACCCTCTATGTCGAACTTGATAAATGTCACTTTATCTTCGGCTGCGGCAACGCTGTCAACAGACCGTGCTTTGATTTCAACACTGCCTTCATCGCCGAGACGCGAACGCGCTTTATTGAGTTGCTGCTCATTTGTGATAAATTTAAGCGTTGTGTCCGATGACCAAATCGCCGCTTCTTGTATGTCAACGCAGTTGCATCCATATTTCAGAACATTCTGCTTTATACAGTCAATCGAGCTTTTTTCCGGCTCAAAAGCATAAATCTTCTTAACAGACGGCGCTTTTTTAAGCAATATTTCGCTGGTTTCGAAATCAAGACACCCGCCGTCTATGAACACTTCGTCACTTACCAGTCGCGGAATAATTATCTTTTCGTCAAAGTACATATCCATTTCCGGACGAAGCCAAAACACTTTGCTTTTTATGTTATCCGGCAGTACGCCCAACATTTCGTCAAAGTGCTTTTGCAAAGTCGGCGTAACAATTATAATGTCGCACTGCAAAATCTCCGAGTGCGTACATATATTCTCTCTCTGTTGTGGTGGAGATATGACTGTCTTGCCGAACAATGTTTTGCCTTGCGCGAAATTATCCCATACGCCGACACAGTTCTCTGCAAGCCCCAGTTTCTGGACATATTTCCCAAGGTGTTTTCCGGCATTCCCCACACCGTAGATGATATATTTGTTGTTCCGTAACATATTGGCTACTT
This portion of the Synergistaceae bacterium genome encodes:
- a CDS encoding pyridoxamine 5'-phosphate oxidase family protein; protein product: MKTVLDKEAMLKEEAILKEEAILKEEAALKEVRDFVKKCGTYYLATVEGDRPRVRPFGTFEIFEGRIYIQTGKIKNISKQLSANPKIEICADDNKGQWVRVQAVVVEDDRREAKQFLLDAYPILKDRYSADDGNTQVWYLKDATAKFYSFTGETKTVEF
- a CDS encoding EAL domain-containing protein codes for the protein MLHLEKLLQAEKENLLREVNDIALQLYNAREPIDQLLIREKSHVSDGFVAMVDCATQEAKGYVSNAEHRAIPLSPLFSRNLTEAIHRLYKDVEGENSRLPRFSLTSGILEIGQKRYVVAVASILERGNRVAVVGYELETFLLFASRVLGENFQLLSTQDTSALSIQKRVQERIQKENDPHGVYVEFTSDTKAVVYYTLANMDMIGQDNKILISNDKERQINEVGLKTLANRYAWVFLSGVLTLALVLFIFDKLILYRLQKLQKIADDISSKWQVNLRIPLEGNDEITRLCMSFNAMLDALDMLISRVPDPLILSDPDGTILLVNAAARDLLGYREERALLGLSLRSILLEKGKNTGPVDEFLKSEGNVFEVNIRHADGGLIPAEIHQETLTFGRDTLTLSIAHDLTERKIIEDRLVKMAFYDSQTGLPNRHYFWDELEKELRNIKTLPNYTFCVVFINMDKFKLVNEQVGPRNADLVIIEAAKRITNIIAGFAASFRLSGDEFGIIIRGTTSKDYVKSLLLRIQRLLNTPVYVEGKTVFPSASFGVVLGIQATNTTNQILALGSDALIRGKKHGIGTITFLAAEEGVQKINHNLQHNLLTLRADMQKALSSSEFVAYFQPIYHLSPQRLAGFEALARWNHPEHGLLSPGAFIPQAEETGLITKIDKQIISQAIQAAKEWSKTFPDTDFLLSANASGASFKDPGFMPFVCERIQEESLDPRYFALEVTEGIFIDSLESAKEKLNQLRNFGVKIALDDFGTGYSSLQYVSQLPINYLKIDKSFIDQLFFSEKNSLMVRSIISMARDLNFDIVAEGIENENQLHWLIENNVPKGQGYFFSQPISLTEAENILADAKFFEGLL
- a CDS encoding FkbM family methyltransferase; its protein translation is MTNTLTDREKAVYDWLCDDESRKLFLLRKRHTEQGLDSIYDVVDGTAQSRKVANMLRNNKYIIYGVGNAGKHLGKYVQKLGLAENCVGVWDNFAQGKTLFGKTVISPPQQRENICTHSEILQCDIIIVTPTLQKHFDEMLGVLPDNIKSKVFWLRPEMDMYFDEKIIIPRLVSDEVFIDGGCLDFETSEILLKKAPSVKKIYAFEPEKSSIDCIKQNVLKYGCNCVDIQEAAIWSSDTTLKFITNEQQLNKARSRLGDEGSVEIKARSVDSVAAAEDKVTFIKFDIEGAELEGLKGAAKTIKRDKPKLAICIYHKPNDYYEIAEYIKSLVPEYKAYIRHYYYLAAETILYCVI
- a CDS encoding response regulator, with the protein product MAEEQRKVIMLVDDNIANLKIGKNALSDKYDVFTVLSAEKMLDLLERNTPDMILLDVNMPEMNGYEAIKILKKKEKTRYIPVIFLTARSDNESELEGLNLGAIDYIAKPFSPLLLRKRIEVHLLVESQKQELKNYNDNLQKMVAEKTKTVVKLQNKILRTMADLVECRDNITGSHIDRTQRCLGILVSTMLEEGLYVEIGKSWDLELLLQSSQLHDVGKIAIRDNILQKPGRLTPEEFDEMKKHAMLGVKIIERIEDGDTDTDFFNYAKVFAASHHEKWDGTGYPLGLLKEGIPLLGRLMAIADVYDALTSERPYKKPFPHETAVAIIKEGRGNHFDPALVDIFSKAQAQFKLISGM